One window from the genome of Dermacentor silvarum isolate Dsil-2018 chromosome 7, BIME_Dsil_1.4, whole genome shotgun sequence encodes:
- the LOC125947074 gene encoding uncharacterized protein LOC125947074, which produces MAHSMLPSFPFFDARATDANNVGTEWLKWVKRFENFIVACGITADARKTALLLHYVGEEVYDIYCSLPDSPAAATASTVSSTDGSSNATPLYTAARKKLDGYFAPRVNTTFEIYRFRQAKQMENESLDAFYARLRQLVKHCAFADAETEIKNQILLSTVSTRLRRYAMQHDLDLQGILKQGRLFEEVEHNISVIEQERQQYKENSASASTLTVNSKRTSRPHQPKYHGKAPSRPREPPRHQRTDATCYNCGKSWPHSEGRSSCPALGKQCNACRKTGHFASVCRSTRKTVHAVVRESSPDSDEHVFMTSSHCRPITASPQVDLKLDGETVRFTIDTGATVSVIGSNSLKKRLSMETLSKTSKKVFAYGANSPLPLLGKLDVLITYKNSSSHETVYVVSGDCTPLLSFSAAPV; this is translated from the coding sequence ATGGCGCACAGCATGCTTCCCTCGTTTCCTTTCTTCGACGCGCGTGCCACTGACGCCAACAACGTTGGCACCGAATGGTTGAAGTGGGTGAAACGCTTCGAAAACTTCATCGTAGCCTGCGGCATCACAGCCGACGCCCGGAAGACGGCCCTACTACTACACTATGTGGGTGAAGAAGTTTATGACATTTACTGTTCGCTACCTGATTCTCCTGCAGCCGCAACTGCGTCTACCGTTTCAAGCACCGATGGctccagcaacgcaacgcctctcTACACCGCAGCACGCAAGAAGCTCGATGGCTATTTCGCACCACGAGTGAACACTACCTTCGAGATTTACCGCTTCCGTCAAGCCAAGCAAATGGAAAACGAATCACTCGACGCGTTCTACGCCAGACTACGACAGCTAGTtaagcactgtgctttcgccgatgCCGAAACCGAAATCAAGAATCAAATCCTCCTGTCTACAGTGTCAACACGTCTACGCCGGTATGCCATGCAGCATGACCTCGACTTGCAAGGAATTCTCAAACAAGGCAGGTTGTTTGAAGAGGTCGAGCACAACATCTCTGTGATCGAGCAAGAACGTCAGCAGTACAAAGAAAACTCAGCGTCAGCATCTACACTTACAGTGAACTCCAAGCGCAcctcgcgacctcatcaaccgAAGTACCACGGGAAAGCGCCATCACGGCCTCGCGAGCCTCCGCGCCATCAAAGGACAGACGCAACATGCTACAACTGCGGAAAATCATGGCCTCATAGTGAGGGACGCTCCAGTTGCCCCGCTCTTGGCAAACAGTGTAATGCTTGTCGCAAAACTGGACACTTTGCTAGTGTGTGTCGTTCAACACGCAAAACCGTGCATGCAGTCGTGCGGGAAAGCAGCCCTGACAGTGATGAACACGTTTTCATGACTTCCTCTCACTGTCGCCCAATCACGGCCTCTCCCCAGGTGGATCTCAAACTCGATGGTGAGACCGTCCGTTTTACCATTGACACTGGTGCTACCGTGTCTGTCATCGGTTCGAATAGCTTGAAAAAGCGTTTGAGCATGGAAACGCTGTCCAAGACGTCCAAGAAAGTATTTGCTTATGGCGCAAATTCTCCTTTACCGCTACTCGGAAAGTTAGACGTTCTCATCACATACAAGAACAGCAGCAGCCATGAAACTGTCTATGTTGTGTCCGGAGACTGTACCCCACTACTTAGTTTCTCTGCAGCTCCCGTCTAG